The window TGACAACTACGTTTAAACAAAGATTCTGCGAGGTCGCCAAAAGTTCCGGCTAAAATAATGAGCATTGCTATTGCAAGCCAGTGGCAGAACAGAAAATCTTTAAACACCATAGAAAGGATAAATGCTGTAATTATCCCAAATAAAACAGCCCCAATAATTCCTTCCCATGTTTTTTTAGGAGAAATGCGTTGAAACAACAAATGTTTTCCAAATAAGTTGCCCGCAACATAAGCTGCTGTTTCTGTGACCCAGGTAATGATAAAAAAGCCCAGCAGAAGCTGTACCCTGAATTCACCAGTTATCTGAAAAGGACTGTAAAAAAAGTTAAGCAGTGATAAGGGCAGGGCAATATAATACACGCCAAGTAATGTTATGGCAATGTTAGTGAAAGGGGTTTCATGTTTGCGGTACATCTCTGCAACAAATATTAAACAAGCCAGAGGGATATTT is drawn from Bacteroidales bacterium and contains these coding sequences:
- a CDS encoding phosphatidate cytidylyltransferase, yielding MKKVIIRTITGLIFISIVIASVCWSIYSFMLVFLLVTMLCQHEFYFLIHSDNIKPQKIAGFILGAFLFLSVALYAHNISGFGLVLLNIPLACLIFVAEMYRKHETPFTNIAITLLGVYYIALPLSLLNFFYSPFQITGEFRVQLLLGFFIITWVTETAAYVAGNLFGKHLLFQRISPKKTWEGIIGAVLFGIITAFILSMVFKDFLFCHWLAIAMLIILAGTFGDLAESLFKRSCQVKDSGSLLPGHGGMLDRFDSILFAAPFVFLYIYIFIANSL